Proteins encoded in a region of the Acidimicrobiia bacterium genome:
- the amrB gene encoding AmmeMemoRadiSam system protein B: MSGTRPPAVAGIFYSSDPEELRGTVRVLLEDARRRKEEELATARSQRRHPLAVIAPHAGYMYSGQVAATAYAYLELAAGHIDSVAVIGPSHRVPLKGLALSSAKFFKMPGFRLSADEEAIEELRRKGLAEFADAAHAAEHSIEVHFPFIWDVLGPVRVVAIAAGEASAEEVGCAVETLLQNSRRVVVVSSDLSHYLDYESAVRVDTATIQAILDLRYEAIGYDHACGRTAIRGILWCARQNGMRPEVLDLRNSGDTAGPRESVVGYPAVAFWPNS, from the coding sequence CTGAGCGGTACAAGACCCCCTGCGGTGGCGGGGATCTTTTATTCATCAGATCCCGAAGAGCTACGGGGTACCGTTCGCGTCCTGCTCGAGGATGCGCGACGTCGGAAAGAAGAGGAGCTCGCCACTGCGCGTTCGCAAAGGCGCCATCCTCTTGCGGTAATAGCCCCTCACGCTGGCTACATGTACTCTGGTCAAGTGGCCGCAACTGCCTATGCGTACTTGGAGTTGGCTGCGGGCCATATTGACAGCGTAGCCGTCATTGGCCCGTCTCACCGTGTTCCACTGAAAGGGCTCGCACTTTCATCGGCGAAGTTTTTCAAGATGCCTGGTTTCCGGCTGTCCGCGGACGAAGAAGCCATCGAGGAACTCCGCAGGAAAGGATTGGCAGAATTCGCGGATGCAGCTCACGCGGCAGAGCACAGTATCGAGGTCCACTTCCCGTTCATATGGGATGTGCTCGGTCCTGTCCGGGTAGTGGCCATAGCAGCGGGGGAGGCATCTGCTGAAGAGGTGGGATGTGCGGTAGAAACTCTCCTTCAAAACTCCCGCCGAGTCGTAGTCGTTAGCTCTGACCTTAGCCACTATCTCGACTACGAGTCAGCCGTAAGGGTCGATACTGCTACTATTCAAGCCATCCTTGACCTACGCTACGAGGCAATTGGATACGACCATGCCTGCGGTCGCACTGCGATAAGAGGGATTCTGTGGTGTGCTCGTCAAAACGGTATGAGACCCGAGGTGTTGGACCTTAGGAACTCAGGGGATACTGCTGGCCCAAGGGAATCGGTCGTCGGATATCCGGCTGTTGCCTTTTGGCCTAACTCGTAG
- the amrA gene encoding AmmeMemoRadiSam system protein A produces the protein MVKVADAAVQNPELDERRGHLLLLSAAKTLAAVLFDNEIVYPDPSAFDSPLSLPGASFVTYEHKGSLVGCIGSIKRELPLVVDAARNALLAAFADPRTPGLTAVPLDGTSLKISVLSEAVGIEASSFDDVVAAVRPGVDGLIVEYKGRRATLLPAVWEKIDSVEDFLDVLWKKAGLQPRYFDTGFVVSRYETTEFCEPDLSRLIRRVAL, from the coding sequence TTGGTTAAAGTGGCTGACGCCGCTGTACAAAACCCTGAATTGGACGAGCGCCGCGGACATCTTCTTCTGCTCTCGGCTGCCAAGACGCTGGCAGCAGTTCTATTCGACAACGAGATCGTCTATCCCGATCCGTCGGCATTTGACAGCCCTCTGTCCCTACCTGGCGCTTCTTTCGTCACCTACGAGCACAAGGGGAGCCTCGTTGGTTGCATCGGCTCGATCAAGCGAGAACTACCCCTCGTCGTAGATGCCGCTCGCAATGCGCTGCTGGCAGCATTTGCAGACCCGAGGACACCTGGGCTCACCGCGGTCCCACTGGACGGTACTTCCCTTAAGATATCGGTGCTCTCTGAGGCTGTAGGTATCGAGGCCTCCAGCTTTGACGACGTGGTTGCAGCTGTGAGGCCTGGAGTGGACGGTCTGATCGTGGAGTACAAGGGGCGACGGGCAACTTTGCTTCCAGCTGTATGGGAAAAAATCGATTCCGTTGAAGACTTTCTCGACGTGCTGTGGAAAAAGGCCGGACTTCAACCAAGGTACTTTGATACTGGGTTTGTCGTCTCTCGCTATGAAACCACGGAATTCTGCGAGCCCGACCTTTCGCGCCTTATCAGGCGGGTAGCTTTATAA
- the amrS gene encoding AmmeMemoRadiSam system radical SAM enzyme: MGIRQKRELDSTIVSSTPLLEKGPVVPTDYWHVLDDGRIQCDLCPRACKLREGQRGLCFVRARQGNQIVLTTYGRSSGFCIDPIEKKPLNHFYPGTSVLSFGTAGCNLACRFCQNWDISKSKEIDTLADAASPEDLAAAAVELGCKSVAFTYNDPVIFMEYAIDVAQACHERGIKAVAVTAGYICPEPRVRFFQYMDAANVDLKAFTQEFYRHICGGHLEAVLDTLVYLKKETNVWFEITNLLIPGENDSPEEIDKMTSWVVENLGPDVPMHFTAFHPDFKMMDKPPTPPETLKAARKIAIENGVRYAYTGNVFDAEGQSTYCHACGELLIERNWYALGEYNLDAAGRCRACGTACAGVFAESPGRWGPKRVPVRMAVCGPDTGSR, translated from the coding sequence ATGGGAATTCGCCAAAAAAGGGAATTGGATTCGACGATTGTGAGCAGTACTCCTCTCCTCGAAAAGGGTCCGGTGGTTCCCACCGATTACTGGCACGTCCTCGACGACGGGCGGATCCAGTGCGACCTCTGCCCTAGAGCTTGCAAGCTGCGAGAGGGGCAGCGAGGTCTTTGCTTTGTGAGGGCTAGGCAGGGAAACCAGATCGTTCTCACGACTTATGGACGATCCAGCGGATTTTGCATTGACCCTATCGAAAAGAAACCACTTAACCATTTCTATCCCGGAACGTCTGTGCTCTCCTTTGGCACCGCTGGCTGTAACCTCGCCTGTAGGTTTTGTCAGAACTGGGATATTTCGAAGTCTAAAGAGATAGATACGCTGGCAGATGCCGCCTCACCGGAAGACCTGGCTGCCGCTGCAGTAGAGCTTGGCTGCAAAAGCGTGGCTTTCACCTACAACGACCCCGTGATCTTCATGGAGTACGCGATAGATGTGGCACAGGCTTGCCACGAGCGAGGCATCAAAGCGGTTGCCGTTACAGCGGGATATATCTGCCCGGAACCTCGTGTTCGTTTCTTTCAATATATGGACGCGGCCAACGTCGACCTCAAGGCCTTCACGCAAGAGTTCTACCGCCACATCTGCGGCGGACATCTCGAGGCGGTCCTGGACACTTTGGTATACCTCAAAAAAGAGACCAACGTCTGGTTCGAGATCACAAATCTCCTAATTCCCGGTGAGAACGACTCTCCCGAAGAGATTGACAAGATGACATCATGGGTCGTGGAGAATCTCGGTCCCGACGTGCCCATGCACTTCACGGCTTTCCACCCCGACTTCAAGATGATGGACAAACCCCCAACTCCCCCCGAGACTCTCAAAGCCGCGAGGAAGATAGCAATCGAGAACGGGGTGAGGTACGCATACACAGGGAATGTTTTCGACGCGGAGGGGCAGAGCACGTACTGTCACGCCTGCGGCGAGCTTCTCATTGAGCGCAACTGGTACGCGCTCGGCGAGTACAACCTAGATGCCGCCGGGCGGTGCCGGGCTTGCGGGACCGCGTGCGCCGGTGTTTTTGCCGAGTCTCCCGGGAGGTGGGGACCAAAGCGAGTACCGGTGCGGATGGCCGTCTGCGGGCCGGACACGGGCTCCAGATGA